From Melanotaenia boesemani isolate fMelBoe1 chromosome 12, fMelBoe1.pri, whole genome shotgun sequence, a single genomic window includes:
- the gja3 gene encoding gap junction alpha-3 protein — translation MGDWSSLGRLLENAQEHSTVIGKVWLTVLFIFRILVLGAAAEDVWGDEQSDFTCNTQQPGCENVCYDEAFPISHLRFWVLQIIFVSTPTLVYLGHVLHIVRMEEKRKEKEEEMRKANRFQEEKELLYRNGGEAGGGGKKEKPPIRDEHGKIRIRGALLRTYVFNIIFKTLFEVGFILGQYFLYGFQLRPLYKCAHWPCPNTVDCFISRPTEKTIFIIFMLVVACVSLLLNLLEIYHLGWKKVKQGMTNEFVPDHESLHRVDIAEPECLASASRTAPSSLSYPPNYTDVTAGSGAFLPPMGPAAVASAAEFKMDDLQQEESLRQSSSSSHYFISNNNNHRLATQQNWANLATEQQTREMKVTSPSSSSSASSENEHQQQPIDAALLLQTSSTNTTTNAASSSSSPGTASNADSWGGKKSAHGEGHVTTTTVEMHEPPVTVSTDPRRLSRASKSSSIRARPSDLAV, via the coding sequence ATGGGCGACTGGAGCTCTCTGGGGCGGCTGCTGGAGAACGCTCAGGAGCACTCAACGGTCATCGGCAAAGTCTGGCTGActgtcctcttcatcttcaGGATCCTGGTGCTGGGGGCCGCGGCTGAAGATGTCTGGGGTGATGAGCAGTCTGACTTTACCTGTAACACCCAGCAGCCCGGTTGTGAGAACGTGTGCTACGACGAGGCCTTCCCCATCTCGCACCTCCGCTTCTGGGTGCTTCAGATCATCTTTGTGTCCACACCAACTCTCGTCTACCTGGGCCACGTGCTACACATCGTCCGCATGGAGGAGAAGCggaaagaaaaggaggaggagatgcgCAAAGCAAACAGGTTTCAAGAGGAGAAAGAACTCCTTTATAGAAATGGTGGTGAGGCTGGCGGAGGTGGGAAGAAGGAGAAGCCACCGATCAGGGATGAACATGGCAAAATCCGTATCAGAGGTGCATTGCTGCGCACCTATGTGTTCAACATTATTTTCAAGACCCTGTTTGAAGTGGGTTTCATTTTGGGCCAGTATTTCCTTTATGGCTTCCAGCTGAGGCCTCTGTACAAGTGTGCACACTGGCCCTGCCCCAACACCGTTGACTGCTTCATATCAAGGCCCACTGAAAAgactatttttattatatttatgctTGTAGTGGCTTGCGTGTCTCTTTTGCTGAATTTGTTAGAGATCTATCACCTTGGATGGAAGAAAGTTAAACAGGGCATGACAAACGAGTTTGTCCCTGATCACGAGTCGCTGCACCGTGTCGACATTGCAGAGCCTGAGTGTTTGGCCTCGGCCTCCAGAACTGCCCCATCCAGCCTCAGCTACCCTCCCAACTACACAGATGTGACGGCGGGCAGCGGGGCTTTTCTGCCGCCCATGGGGCCAGCAGCCGTGGCCTCAGCAGCAGAGTTTAAGATGGACGACCTCCAACAGGAGGAGTCCCTTCGCcaatcctcctcttcttcccacTACTTCATCAGCAATAACAACAACCACAGGCTGGCCACGCAGCAGAACTGGGCCAACCTGGCCACCGAGCAGCAGACTCGGGAGATGAAGGTCACCTCcccatcctcctcttcttccgcCAGCAGTGAGAACGAGCACCAGCAGCAGCCCATTGATGCTGCTCTGCTCCTTCAAACCAGCAGCACCAACACAACCACTAATGctgcctccagcagcagcagccctggCACTGCCTCCAACGCAGACAGCTGGGGTGGTAAGAAGAGCGCACATGGGGAAGGCCATGTCACTACCACTACAGTGGAGATGCACGAGCCCCCAGTAACGGTCAGCACAGACCCTCGGCGGCTCAGTCGGGCCAGcaagagcagcagcatcagggCCAGACCAAGTGACCTGGCTGTCTAA
- the gjb8 gene encoding gap junction protein beta 8, which translates to MSWGALYAQLGGVNKHSTSLGKIWLSVLFIFRITILVLAAESVWGDEQSDFTCNTQQPGCKNVCYDHFFPVSHIRLWCLQLIFVSTPALLVAMHVAYRKRGDKRTMLASNGTEKMSDTDLETLKKRRLPITGPLWWTYTCSLFFRLIFEGGFMYALYFVYDGFQMPRLVKCEQWPCPNKVDCFISRPTEKTVFTIFMVASSATCMVLNVAELFYLITKALLRCSSSSNKRKHPYTESVTRDNKKNEMLLSSSTDSSNKTMC; encoded by the coding sequence ATGAGTTGGGGTGCGCTGTATGCCCAGCTGGGCGGTGTCAACAAACACTCCACCAGTCTTGGGAAGATctggctctctgtccttttCATCTTCCGCATCACCATACTGGTTCTGGCTGCTGAGAGCGTCTGGGGGGACGAGCAGTCAGACTTCACATGCAACACGCAGCAGCCAGGCTGTAAAAACGTCTGCTATGACCACTTCTTTCCTGTGTCACACATCCGCTTGTGGTGCCTGCAGCTCATCTTTGTCTCCACACCAGCCCTGCTGGTAGCCATGCACGTTGCCTACAGAAAACGTGGGGATAAGAGGACCATGCTGGCCTCCAATGGAACTGAAAAGATGTCAGATACTGACCTGGAGACGCTGAAGAAGAGGCGCCTTCCCATCACAGGTCCACTGTGGTGGACCTACACCTGCAGCTTGTTCTTCCGGCTCATCTTTGAAGGTGGGTTCATGTATGCACTGTACTTTGTCTACGATGGCTTCCAGATGCCCCGGCTTGTGAAGTGTGAGCAGTGGCCTTGCCCCAACAAGGTGGATTGCTTCATCTCCAGGCCAACAGAGAAAACCGTCTTCACCATCTTCATGGTGGCCTCATCAGCCACTTGCATGGTGCTGAATGTGGCTGAGCTGTTCTACCTCATTACCAAAGCACTCCTGAGGTGCTCGAGCAGTTCAAACAAGAGAAAACACCCTTACACGGAGAGCGTGACTCGGGACAACAAGAAGAACGAGATGCTGCTGTCATCCTCCACAGATTCATCTAACAAGACTATGTGTTGA